The following is a genomic window from Marinococcus sp. PL1-022.
CAAAAGGTATTTGAGTATACAATGAAAGGTAATATGGTAGCGGTCGTCTCCGATGGCTCTGCCGTGCTTGGACTGGGCAATATCGGCCCGGAAGCATCCCTTCCGGTTATGGAAGGGAAAGCGGTTCTCTTTAAATCATTCGCGGGTGTAGATGCTTTTCCGATCTGCCTTGAAACAAATGATGTGGATAAAATCGTCGAGACGGTAAAATTAATGCAGCCGACGTTTGGCGGCGTGAATCTGGAAGATATTGCCGCTCCTAACTGCTTTGCCATTGAAGAACGACTGAAAAAAGAAACAAATATTCCTGTTTTTCATGATGATCAGCACGGAACGGCAATTGTTACCGTAGCCGGATTAATCAATGCCCTGAAGCTCAATAAAAAGCATATGTCTGAAATCCGCGTAGTTATTAACGGGGCAGGCTCAGCCGGAATTGCTATTATTAAGCTTCTGCGCCGCTTTGGGGTGAAGGATGTCATTTTATGCGACTCCAAGGGAGCTATTTACGAAGGGCGTCCGGAAGGCATGAACGATATGAAAGCAGAAGTCGCAAAGGTAACGAACAATGAAAATGTTTCTGGAGGCTTAAAGGAAGTAGTACAGAATACGGATGTATTTATTGGTGTTTCTGTGGCAGGAGTATTGTCGAAGGAAATGGTAGAGTCCATGAATGATGACCCTATTATTTTTGCAATGGCCAACCCGGATCCTGAAATCACTCCGGACGATGCCAAGGAAGCCGGGGCGAAGGTAATTGGCACGGGCCGTTCCGATTTTCCAAACCAGGTAAACAACGTGCTCGCGTTTCCGGGCATTTTTCGGGGAGCGCTCGATGTAAACGCCACTCACATTAATGAGGACATGAAAAAAGCAGCTGTATATGCTATTGCAGAGCTGATCACAGAAGATGAGCTGAACGAAGACTATGTTATTCCAAATCCATTTGATCCGAGAGTTGCCCCGGAAGTGGCTGCAGCAGTAGCGAAAACAGCGATGGAAACAGGTGTGGCGCGAAAAAATGCTGACCCGGAAAAAATCAAAGAAAAAACAAGAGCTCTTTCTGATATCGAAGAATAGTAAAGACCTATATTTCTAACCATTGAAGATGTCTGGCTTTTCCTATATATTAGAACTTGTATGTGATAAACTATGTGGAAGACTAATACCAGGAGCGATCGCTGATAAAACGGTCGCTCCTGATGTACGTCTGCAAATAAGACAACAGCGCTGCGTTATGTACACCCGCTGAACGGTGAATTACATTCCGGGACGCTGCAGTCTGCTTGCGTTTTTATTATTTGCGGAGCAGCCAAGCATTAAATATGAAGAAGGTGTCTTTATGATGATCAAAGATTTATTCAGCAAAAGGCGGAAATACGCTTCAATGCCGGCTGAACGGGAACAGCCGAAAACAATGAATGAGGGCGTTATGACAAAATGCCCCAAATGCAAAACAATTGTATATACAAAAGAGTTAATGAAACATGCCAATGTCTGCATGCACTGTGGTCATCATATGCCGATGACTCCTTCCGAACGGATTGATTTGATCCTCGATACGGACTCTTTCCGTGAATTGAACCCCCATATGGTCTCGGCAGATCCTCTGGAGTTTCCGGAATACAAAGAAAAACTCGAAAAAGATCAGAAAAAGACTGGTCATAAAGAAGCGGTCGTCACAGGTGAAGGGATGATCGGAGGCACCCCGGTGGTTCTTGGTGTTATGGACCCGGCGTTTCGGATGGGAAGTATGGGCTCAGTAGTCGGGGAAAAAATCACCCGCGCAATCGAACGGGCACTTGATCTCCATGCGCCCTTCATTCTGTTTTCTGCTTCAGGCGGAGCCCGGATGCAGGAGGGAATTTTAAGCCTCATGCAAATGGCCAAAACGAGTGCAGCGCTGAAAAAAATGGATGAAGCAGGGCTTTTGTTTGTATCAGTTATGACTCACCCTACTACCGGCGGCGTTTCTGCAAGCTTTGCCTCTCTCGGGGATTACAATTTTGCCGAACCGGAAGCACTGATCGGCTTTGCCGGACGAAGAATAATTGAACAGACGATACGCCAGGAGCTTCCCGAAGACTTTCAGACAGCGGAATTTTTGCTTAAACACGGCCAGCTCGACAAGGTACTGCATAGGAAGGACATGAAAAATGTTTTGTCCGCGATCGTGCAGATGCATACGTGAAGGGAGTAAGTGACAATGGAAAATCATCTTCCTTTTGAAAAACCAATCATGGAGCTCCGAAACAAAATCGATGAGTTAAAAAGCTTCACAGATGAAAAGGACATTGATTTAAGCGGAGAAATAGAAAAACTGGAACAGCGGCTCGAGCAGCTCGAAGCAGAAGTTTATAATAATTTAAAGCCGTGGCAGCGCGTCCAGATCGCGAGGCACCCGGAGCGTCCAACTACGCTGGATTATATTGACAGTTTGTTTGAGCAGTTCATCGAGCTGCACGGTGACCGGCTGTTTGGCGATGACGAAGCAATTGTCGGAGGAATTGCCTTTTTTGAAGGAAGCCCGGTAACTGTTATCGGACATCAGCGCGGACGGGACACAAAGGAAAATGTACGCCGGAATTTCGGCATGCCGCATCCGGAAGGGTACCGCAAGGCACTTCGTCTTATGAAGCAGGCGGAAAAGTTCAACCGTCCGGTCATCTGCTTTGTTGATACGAAGGGTGCTTATCCCGGAAAAGCAGCGGAAGAGCGCGGCCAGAGTGAAGCTATCGCCCGTAACCTGATGGAAATGGCCGGACTGAAAGTGCCGGTGATTAGTGTTGTTATCGGAGAAGGCGGCAGCGGAGGCGGCCTTGCGCTTGGAGTAGCGAATCATGTACATATGTTCGAAAATTCATGGTATTCGACGATTTCTCCAGAGGGGGCTTCCTCTATCCTCTGGAAGGATGCTTCGTATGCAAGGGAAGCTGCCGAGGCTATGCGAATCACAGCCGGAGATCTGAAGGAATTCGGAGTGATTGATGAGATTGTGAGAGAACCCCGGGGAGGGGCCCATCATGATCCGAAAGAACAGATGGCTATTCTGAGAAAGACGCTTCAGCAGTCTTTGAAGGATCTGCTTGTATTAACGCCGAATGAATTAATAGAATCAAGATATGAAAAATTTAAGCAGATGGGCACGTTTGAAGAAAGTGATTTTTAGGAAAGCGCCGGATGGCGCTTTTTTTATGAAATTGAGCAGAGTCCTGCTTGGCATGTGATATTGGAAAAGACGTGCTGGAAGCTGTCATAGAGGCTTCGTATGGTGTGGATTTTTGTTTAAAGCGGCTTTTAAAAACACAATTACTTTTGTGTCATCGGGCCCATAACGGGTATAATGATAAACAGGAATGCAAAGGGAAGGGGTTATGGAATGAAACGGATTGGAGTATTAACAAGTGGAGGAGATTCTCCGGGAATGAATGCGGCCATACGTGCTGTCGTTCGGAAGGCGATTTATCACGATCTTGAAGTTTATGGGATTCAGTACGGTTACGCCGGGCTGATCGAAGGCGATATTGAAAAAATGGAGCTTGGCG
Proteins encoded in this region:
- a CDS encoding NADP-dependent malic enzyme gives rise to the protein MPTTREEALHIHKQNQGKLETVSKVPVRNGRDLSLAYSPGVAEPCKEIFDDKQKVFEYTMKGNMVAVVSDGSAVLGLGNIGPEASLPVMEGKAVLFKSFAGVDAFPICLETNDVDKIVETVKLMQPTFGGVNLEDIAAPNCFAIEERLKKETNIPVFHDDQHGTAIVTVAGLINALKLNKKHMSEIRVVINGAGSAGIAIIKLLRRFGVKDVILCDSKGAIYEGRPEGMNDMKAEVAKVTNNENVSGGLKEVVQNTDVFIGVSVAGVLSKEMVESMNDDPIIFAMANPDPEITPDDAKEAGAKVIGTGRSDFPNQVNNVLAFPGIFRGALDVNATHINEDMKKAAVYAIAELITEDELNEDYVIPNPFDPRVAPEVAAAVAKTAMETGVARKNADPEKIKEKTRALSDIEE
- the accD gene encoding acetyl-CoA carboxylase, carboxyltransferase subunit beta encodes the protein MIKDLFSKRRKYASMPAEREQPKTMNEGVMTKCPKCKTIVYTKELMKHANVCMHCGHHMPMTPSERIDLILDTDSFRELNPHMVSADPLEFPEYKEKLEKDQKKTGHKEAVVTGEGMIGGTPVVLGVMDPAFRMGSMGSVVGEKITRAIERALDLHAPFILFSASGGARMQEGILSLMQMAKTSAALKKMDEAGLLFVSVMTHPTTGGVSASFASLGDYNFAEPEALIGFAGRRIIEQTIRQELPEDFQTAEFLLKHGQLDKVLHRKDMKNVLSAIVQMHT
- a CDS encoding acetyl-CoA carboxylase carboxyltransferase subunit alpha, which gives rise to MENHLPFEKPIMELRNKIDELKSFTDEKDIDLSGEIEKLEQRLEQLEAEVYNNLKPWQRVQIARHPERPTTLDYIDSLFEQFIELHGDRLFGDDEAIVGGIAFFEGSPVTVIGHQRGRDTKENVRRNFGMPHPEGYRKALRLMKQAEKFNRPVICFVDTKGAYPGKAAEERGQSEAIARNLMEMAGLKVPVISVVIGEGGSGGGLALGVANHVHMFENSWYSTISPEGASSILWKDASYAREAAEAMRITAGDLKEFGVIDEIVREPRGGAHHDPKEQMAILRKTLQQSLKDLLVLTPNELIESRYEKFKQMGTFEESDF